From one Flavobacterium sp. N502536 genomic stretch:
- a CDS encoding BlaI/MecI/CopY family transcriptional regulator — protein sequence MQKLTNKEEEIMHILWKLKKAFVKEVQAEITEDQPHYNTLSTIVRNLEEKGFVAHNAFGNTHQYYPTITLEAYSKKYMNTAIDNYFNSSYKNMVSFFAKEEKISAAELREILDMIENPKEEK from the coding sequence GAAATCATGCATATTTTATGGAAGCTTAAAAAGGCTTTCGTAAAAGAAGTTCAGGCAGAAATAACCGAAGATCAACCCCATTACAATACATTATCGACGATAGTACGTAATCTGGAAGAAAAAGGTTTTGTCGCGCACAATGCTTTTGGAAACACACATCAGTATTATCCAACTATTACTTTAGAAGCGTACAGCAAAAAGTATATGAATACGGCAATCGACAACTATTTTAATAGTTCGTATAAAAATATGGTTTCCTTTTTTGCCAAAGAAGAAAAAATTTCAGCGGCAGAATTACGTGAAATCTTAGACATGATCGAAAATCCAAAAGAAGAAAAATAA